One Leopardus geoffroyi isolate Oge1 chromosome B1, O.geoffroyi_Oge1_pat1.0, whole genome shotgun sequence DNA window includes the following coding sequences:
- the CHRNA9 gene encoding neuronal acetylcholine receptor subunit alpha-9: MNWPHSCISFCWIYFAVSRLRAVETADGKYAQKLFNDLFEDYSNALRPVEDTDKVLNVTLQITLSQIKDMDERNQILTAYLWIRQIWHDAYLTWDRDQYDGLDSIRIPSDLVWRPDIVLYNKADDESSEPVNTNVVLRYDGLITWDAPAITKSSCVVDVTYFPFDNQQCNLTFGSWTYNGNQVDIFNALDSGDLSDFIEDVEWEVHGMPAVKNVISYGCCSEPYPDVTFTLLLKRRSSFYIVNLLIPCVLISFLAPLSFYLPAASGEKVSLGVTILLAMTVFQLMVAEIMPASENVPLIGKYYIATMALITASTALTIMVMNIHFCGAEARPVPHWARVVILKYMSRVLCVYDVGESCLSPRHNRERTHLTKVYGKLPEPNLNMDRNKDLPRKKEINKLLKNDLGCQGENPQDADSYCARYKVLTRNIEYIAKCLKDHKATNSKGSEWKKVAKVIDRFFMWVFFIMVFVMTVLIIARAD, translated from the exons ATGAACTGGCCCCATTCCTGCATCTCCTTTTGCTGGATTTACTTTGCTGTCTCCAGATTGAGAG CTGTAGAAACAGCAGATGGAAAATATGCTCAGAAATTGTTTAATGACCTTTTTGAAGATTATTCCAATGCTCTTCGTCCAGTAGAAGATACAGATAAAGTCCTGAATGTCACCCTGCAGATTACACTTTCTCAGATTAAGGACATG gatgaaagaaaccagattctGACTGCCTATTTATGGATCCGCCAAATCTGGCATGATGCATATCTCACGTGGGATCGAGACCAGTATGATGGACTGGATTCCATCAGGATCCCCAGTGACCTGGTATGGAGGCCAGATATTGTCCTATATAACAA GGCTGATGATGAATCTTCTGAGCCTGTGAACACCAACGTGGTTCTGCGGTATGATGGGCTAATCACCTGGGATGCACCAGCCATCACCAAAAGCTCCTGTGTAGTGGATGTCACCTATTTCCCCTTTGATAACCAGCAGTGCAATCTGACCTTTGGTTCCTGGACCTACAACGGCAACCAGGTGGACATATTCAATGCCCTAGACAGTGGagacctctctgacttcatcgAAGATGTGGAGTGGGAGGTCCATGGCATGCCTGCTGTGAAGAATGTGATCTCCTATGGCTGCTGCTCTGAGCCTTACCCAGATGTGACATTCACTCTCCTTCTGAAGAGGAGGTCCTCATTCTATATCGTCAACCTCCTCATCCCATGCGTCCTCATATCTTTTCTGGCTCCCTTGAGTTTTTATCTCCCAGCAGCCTCTGGGGAAAAGGTCTCCTTGGGAGTGACCATCCTGTTGGCCATGACTGTATTTCAGCTCATGGTGGCAGAGATCATGCCGGCCTCAGAAAATGTACCTCTGATAG GTAAATACTACATAGCCACAATGGCTTTGATCACAGCCTCCACCGCGCTGACCATTATGGTGATGAATATCCACTTCTGTGGGGCCGAGGCCCGGCCAGTGCCACACTGGGCCAGGGTGGTCATCCTGAAATACATGTCCAGGGTCTTGTGTGTCTACGATGTGGGTGAGAGCTGCCTTAGTCCCCGCCACAACAGGGAGCGAACCCACCTCACAAAGGTTTATGGCAAACTTCCAGAGCCAAATCTGAACATGGACAGGAACAAAGACCTtcccagaaagaaggaaataaacaagctCTTAAAGAATGACTTGGGATGCCAGGGTGAGAACCCACAGGATGCTGACAGTTACTGTGCACGGTACAAAGTGCTGACAAGGAATATCGAGTACATTGCCAAGTGCCTCAAAGACCACAAGGCCACCAATTCCAAGGGGAGTGAGTGGAAGAAAGTTGCAAAAGTCATAGACCGATTcttcatgtgggtttttttcattaTGGTGTTTGTGATGACTGTTTTGATCATAGCAAGAGCAGATTAG